A window of Bradyrhizobium diazoefficiens genomic DNA:
CTCGGAAGGGAGCGGAGGTCGCGCCATCGTCTGGCCGCGTGGCCGCGTGCTTGGCGGCTCGTCGTCGATCAACGGGCTGATCTTCATCCGAGGCCAGCACGAGGACTTTGACGATTGGGAGCGCCTTGGCGCCGATGGCTGGAGCTATCGCGAACTCCTGCCGTATTTTCGGCGCTACGAACGCTACCGCGGCGGCGAAAGCCAGTTTCACGGAGGGCTCGGGGAGTTCGAGGTCTCCGATCTCCGCAACGACAATCCGGCATCAAAGGCCTGGGTCGAGGCGGGTGTGCAGTTCGGCCTGCCGAACAACCCCGACTTCAACGGCGCGACAACGCTCGGCGTCGGCACGTATCAGCTCGGGATCGGGCGGCACTGGCGGACCAGTTCTGCCTCTGCATTTCTGCGCCCCGTCGCCGGCCGTCCCAATCTCACCATCATCACCCATGCGCAGGTCAGCAGGGTCGTCTTCAACGCTCGTGTCGCAACCGGCGTCGAGTGGATCAGCAGGGGACAGGTCCACAGCGCGACGGCTGATCGTGAGGTCATCCTGTCTGGCGGCGCGCTGCAGTCGCCGCAGATCCTCCAGCTTTCGGGCGTCGGTCCGGCCGACCTGCTGCGCAAGCTCGGCATTCCCGTCGTTGCCGATTCTCCGGAAGTCGGCGGCAATCTCCAGGACCATTATCAGGCCCGGCTGATCGTGCGCCTGAAGGAGCGGATTTCGCTCAACGATCAGGTCCGCAATCCCGTCGAGCTAGCGAAGATGGGTTTGCAGTGGATGCTGGCAGGCAGCGGTCCATTGTCGGTCGGCGCGGGGCAGGTGGGCGGCGCAGCCTGCACGGAATACGCCGTCAGCGGCCGGCCGGACGTGCAGTTCAACGTCATGCCGCTCTCGGTCGACAAGCCTGGCGAGCCCCTGCACAGCTATTCCGGCTTCACCGCCTCGGTCTGGCAATGCCACGGAAAGTCGCGCGGACGGCTTGCGATCAGCTCGACCGATCCGTTCGAGCAGCCGCGGATCGTACCGAACTATTTCGCCGAGGAAATCGACCGCAAAACCATCGTTGCGGGTCTGAAGATGCTACGCGAGATCTATCGACAGAAGGCGTTTCGTCCGCTCTGGGATATCGAGATGGTGCCAGGCGAGGCAGCGAGGGATGATGCCGGGTTGTGGGATTTTGCCCGCAACACCGGCGGCACGGTGTTTCACTGTGTGGGGACCTGTCGCATGGGGCGGGACGAGCAGGCGGTGCTCGATCCGCGGCTGCGGGTGCGCGGCG
This region includes:
- a CDS encoding GMC family oxidoreductase N-terminal domain-containing protein, encoding MSARGYDYIIVGAGSAGCVVANRLSADPSCRVLLLEAGGSDRNFWLKLPVGYYRTIYNERFSRLFRTEPSEGSGGRAIVWPRGRVLGGSSSINGLIFIRGQHEDFDDWERLGADGWSYRELLPYFRRYERYRGGESQFHGGLGEFEVSDLRNDNPASKAWVEAGVQFGLPNNPDFNGATTLGVGTYQLGIGRHWRTSSASAFLRPVAGRPNLTIITHAQVSRVVFNARVATGVEWISRGQVHSATADREVILSGGALQSPQILQLSGVGPADLLRKLGIPVVADSPEVGGNLQDHYQARLIVRLKERISLNDQVRNPVELAKMGLQWMLAGSGPLSVGAGQVGGAACTEYAVSGRPDVQFNVMPLSVDKPGEPLHSYSGFTASVWQCHGKSRGRLAISSTDPFEQPRIVPNYFAEEIDRKTIVAGLKMLREIYRQKAFRPLWDIEMVPGEAARDDAGLWDFARNTGGTVFHCVGTCRMGRDEQAVLDPRLRVRGVERLRAIDASVMPQITSANTNATSLMIGERGAALVMA